TCATGTTTATAATATTTAAGAGCTGGTGACTCGGGCATTGCCACTCAGACGAGAATTTCAAGAGACACCCAAACAACCCCCTAGTTTTTTCCTGATGTCTGTTTGGAACCTGACTGGGAACCATCCCACTTCCAGGAATGGATCGTTGTGTGTGCCGTGGAATTGGAATTTATAATGATTTTTCCAACATTGATGAACCAAGACAGGAAGAATTATTATGGATGATTTATATGCTTTAGgtgcagacatttttaaaaatgaaatagtcaCAGGCTTACCCTCTGTTCAGCGTCTGCCTGAGACTCCTGCATAGCTTTGCCTGTGCTGGGTCACTCCGAATAATGGGCGCCCTGTGTTGCGGGGCAGCCTGGCGAAGGGAGACGTGGAGGAGGATGTGAAGAAGCCCACAAAGAGTAATCACTTCAAGGAGAGCACGATAGATCCCTCCTACGCTACTTCCATCGTGGGAAAGTTCGAGGTTCCCATCACATCCTATCCCAGCAGCCCTGGTGTGGTAGACCACTGGTTCCTTTCgccaggaaaggaggaaaatcatTCAAGGGAATTTAAAGAGAACATCAAATCCATTTGCAATAATCTTGGAGAGGTAGGTGTCAAGTTTGGCAAAATAAGTTCCATTCAATTTTTAAGTTGTTGAGTAGGAGGGGCTTCTGAGAAGTAACTGCCAAGTGCAAGTGTCGATGGTAAGGGTGTTGGAAATATCAGCACACCCAGCCATAACGTTCCAGTTTAGTGTTGGGGGAAATTGTACGATAGCGAGAGAAACCTAGTCCTGATCAGTCACGCAATTATGGCATTAACTTCTTGTGGTAATATGTtctctgacattaaaaaaaaaaaaaagtagatttatcCAGGTAATCTTTCAGAAGGTGGTTATTATAACTACCATTTTACACctataattcaaaatttttatgaATAACCTAATACAAGTTGCTATGATTCAAAATTTACATGCCAAGAAAGCAAATGTTGTGCCCTGTCTTACTTTACATAGCATTTGAGGTTCAGATCAGCAACCCTATGATTTTCCCTTTTGTCCAGTAACAAAGATGGCATCAATAATCTCAAAAATTACTTTCCAACTCTACGTATTCTTGAATATTCTAACAACAAGTCAAGTAGGCTTGGTGGAAATTCATTTCAGTGGACTAAAGAGGTTAGTCTGTCTACTCCCACAGACCCAGAAAAAGCAGTTGTGCTGTATTAAATGAACAACCTTGGCAATGTCATATCTTATTATGGAAAGTGGTTTGGGATGAAAGGAGTGATAAAGAGCACATGCTAACATTAGTGGTTTGAACAATTTAGGGAGCATATTAACAATAGGTTTTACTAATGTGAGAGGCCAACAGTGCTCTCAGTGAAAAGCCCTCTCAAGACCCTGTAACTAGTGTTTGCACGGGGAAGATGGGATAGAGGGAGCTCCTCCACATTTCATGGATGCTAAAACAGTCGAACAGAGGAACTGAGTCACTTTTTaccaaatgagtaaataaaacaagttaaACATAGAAACAATGAAGGAATAGAAGGTGAGCCTGAACAGCTTCACTGCAGTGTCTGTGGTATACCTACCTGAAAGTACTTTGGGATCCATTTGGAGATGCTTTGGGGGTTCCAAAAAGGGGCAGATAGGGAaagcttaagcatctgactaacCCAGTAGATTGGCGTTTGGACTTTCAAAGTAGTAACAGAATAAAGTAGTAACAGAAgaacagaataaaagaataacCTTAGAGCTGTTACTCCTTATCCATACAAGAGGTATGTCGAATTAAATCTGCCTCCTCCACCCTCCCATAGCGCTCAGCTCTCGGGCCGAGAGGGCACTCTTCATTTCTTGCTTAGCGCTGTGTCTCCCCCTCCAGAATTTCAGCTCTGTGGGTGTGGTGGTGCTGTCTGATGGTTCGTTGTTGGGCCCTAAGTGCCTAGCTCAGTAGCCAGCACGTAGGAGGAAAATACACATCCGTGTTGTGAATGGAAAGGAGAGTCTGTTTTAGCACTCCTCTTCTGAATCGTGCATTCCCAGTACTCTAAGAACCGTTGCCTATTTCCATGTGCTCTGGTGACTTTGTTTTGGGAGAGGATCCCAGTCAAGAATAAGCAAGTTgccctgtgtttctttttttctttttttttttttttaataatgctgAGAAAAGGATGTTTTATTATCTTAACTTGACCATAAATTATAATGAttatttataaaagttatataaatgcaaCTTGATTATCTTTAAAGTCTCAAAGAGCCAAATATaaataaagcacagaaaattaaatgaatttttaaaagttctgacaCAATTTTTCCACACATTATATGTAATCACTGGAAGAATCATTGCAATAATTACCCAAAGTAATACTAAAGACAACAAAAGAGATGTTTGGTCATAAACATAAATTCAAATGTACAGTATACCTACAATAATAGATCAAAGTGTATCTGCAATTTCTAGCAGTAATAAACATGTTAATTGGCAATACTGTATTCTTCAATGAAATAAGCAAGCAGATAAAGGATAAAATGTTGGATAGTTTTATCAACCAGGCCATCTTTCAGGACAGTTTTTCAGGGTAATGTTCTACACATGGAACTGAGCTGTTTGTCATTATTCTAGAGCCAGTACTTTATTTGCACAGTCTGCACatcaaaatataacaaataattatACATCAGGATTGGTAGGAATACCAAGTATTATTTCACAACTGCCACTAcgtgtttcttcttttctgacaCAATTGCCACAGATCCAGGCTTGCTATGTTTGAGAGGATTCACCTCCTTTTGTCGGCGAGCTTCCTTCATGATCTGCTCTTCCTGGATCTGGCTGTAGATAGATTTTGGTAGATGCCGGTGATGAGCAATGCGTTTTATATGTGGATGATGCTGAAATTTCTCCTTCAACTTCTGATTATAATCTTTGGCTGCTTTTTCTTGTGATGTAAGCACACCCAATTTTTCAGAAGCATTAGCTTTCCACAGACGAATGTTCATTTCATTAGATCCACACATAATATATTTGCTGTCAGAAGTCCATTTTACACAGATAACATGTTGCATTCTCTTTGTGTGATAGACTTCCCTGTTTCTACTTTTGTCCACAGGAAAGATACGAATAGATTTATCAAAACTAGCAGACACAAACTCTTTCCCAGTGGGAGAATAATCCACATCAAGCACCGCAGACACGTGATCCATATGTACCATTACAGGAGTGTCCAGCGCACGCATATCAAACGTATACAAGTTGTAATCTTCATTTGCTGCAGTAAAAATGAAAGCTTCCATAGGGTTCCAACAAATTGTATTTGTTCTCATATCTAAGATGACCTTTTTCAGAGGAATAGCTTGCCTCATATCATATAGTACTATATTCCTGTCAGAAGCACAACTTCCCAAGAGAAATGTCTCAATTGGGTTAAATTTAACACTACTTGTACTGTCGAATCCCCAGGTCATTGAACAGATAAGCCTTGTTCTTTGTTCATCCCAAATGTCTACTTGCTGTCCACATGTGGCAAAACCCGCTTCTTTCCAGTGATGATCAATTCCTATATACACTGTCTTTCCTAATATTGTATGTAAtggttcttcctcttctctgtggcCCGGCCCATCCATTTTCCATTGCTTCACAGTTTTGTCATCGCCAACAGTAAAAAAAGAAGTCCCACAAAAGCGAGTACATATTCCTCGTACAAAACCTTCATGGGCTTGTATTGTACGGATTCATTTCCGTTTAGTCAAGTTCCAAATTCTAACCTCTCCATCGCATGCCCCAGAAAGGACAGTAGCCAGGCTCTTTGGATGCTTTGCCAAGCAACTGACTGCATCTCGGTGACCATCCAGAGAAGCAAGGAATGGTTTTGCAAATACCCGTTCCAGTTTGGTAGCATTGGAAGCTCTTACATATTCTCGTGGGACCTCAAAAGAATGTAAGGTAGGTTCATAGTTTCTTGGAACTCTTTGTAAGTCCAGTTTGGTTTCGGGGACATAGTTGTCAGGGTTCCGGCTCAGCATCTTCACCTTCATTTTGGCTGCTAGCTGCCCCCGAGCCCCTCAAGCCTCTCCTCCGCGTTTGGATTACCACCGCCTTCTCAGACACATGGTACTTCCGCTTCTTCAATACTACTTCCTGTCATGCGCCCTGTGTTTCTGATAAGATCTGAACCACTCAGGTCACCAGTCTCACTGTGCTCCTTAGATTTTCCCGAGATAAAAGGGAAGCCAGGCTTTTATCCACCAGGCTTCCCGGGGAAGGGGAAATGGAACTTCTTAGACTCGCCCCCTTTCTGGCCTTTGGCACCTGCCATCCGCCTGCAGCTGCTGGTCTTCTTGAGGCCGTCCTCAGCTTTCTCTCTCAGGCGGTGACGGGGTGTCTTCACTTCACTTCCGGGGAGTGGCCTTCTCTCATTCTCCAGAGGAGAGGCCCTCAGCAAAACCTAAGACGGCATCCGCGTCAGACCAGGTTGCTCTGAGGCATTCTACAGGAATGTCTAAATGTCGAAAGCACTGAAAATTCTGGTTCAGGGCAGAGAATTGGATGTATTGGGACATAAACTCTTTTTCTTTGTCCTCCTGGTCTACCCCATTCCTACCGCCTTCTCCCAGCCTTCAACCAGAGATgtagagtcctgagatggagagcCGTAGCCTTTTGGATTCTCCACGCCGCATGTGTCCTTACTTTCTCTTCTCTGCATGCAATGACCCTACACCAAGGCTGCCGTTGGGGTAGGAGAGAAGGTTCACAGCCCGCCCCCACAGCCCCAGCCTCGGGGTCCGGGAGGACTGAAAGGAAGTCAGACTGAGGTTTACTACACCAGATCCCCGGCCTCCGTTTTCCTGTGATCTCAGCGCCTGGGGTGACGGCCAGACCCCACCTTGCTGTATCTTCGTTCTGCGGATGCTGTGGCAAAGGGCTGTAGAATGCAAGAAGGAACGTTCATGGTCAGATTCAGACTTGGCGAGCTGCTACCAACAGAGCAAAATGAGCGCCTCTAGGCTTCATCCTGGAAGAACTCCCATTTCCCCACACTCATGGCCTCCCCGCCTCAGGCCACATCAGAGGGTTGGatctttatatttgtttctctttgcATACTCATAATGCCTCATATTGAGTTTTTGCTGACCgtgaaacaaaacccagaaagctGACTTTGGATGACATCTTTTAATCATAAGGGGAATGTAGAATTCCAGTGTAGAAGGCCGTCCATAACCCACTACCTGGTATTATTGTGTGGGTATCAGATTAGAATAACACATGGTAACAGCAAACTCACTGTGCTGCTCAGACTGCTTAAACCTTTTAAATCCTATgggctcatttaatcctcaccacaatATTTTGAGTAGGTAATTCTAATATCTCCATTTCACAATTAAGGAAACCAAGGCAAAATAGAAGGGCATTAAACTTCCTAGGGAGGGTGGCTTTTGTTCTATATAGGACAGAAAAATAGTTCACACGTTGAAGCTTTGTCTTTGTGTTATGAAGGCCACttactgttaaaataataattaataacctgattagagattctttttctttttaagattttaatttatttatttgacagacagaaatcacaagtgagcagagaggcaggcagagagagagaggagaaagcagggctccctgccgagcagaaagcccgatgcagggctcaatcccaggaccccgggatcatgacctgagccgaaggcagaggttttaacccactgagccacccaggcgccccgagattctttttcaaaaaaagattttatttatttacctgagagagcaagcgagagaggaGCAATGGGAAGGggccagaagagggagaagaagactccctgctgagcagggaccccccccaccccccaatcccagagccctgggatcattacctgagccaaaggctgacgcttaactgactgagccacccggggcgCCCCCTGATCAGAGATTATAACAAATATCAGTAGCTTTCTTGGTTTGAAAACCTAGGTTTGGAAAATGCCTAcataattatgaaattaaaataatttattaattgctTATCTTGATAAAACCATGCCAAATTAGTAAAGAATAGCTAATTATTTGGGGAAtgatctaattattttttaaagattttatttatttatttgacaggcagagatcacaagtaggcaaagaggccggcagacagagagggggaagcaggctccctgctgagagagatgcagggagagagcccgatgcagggctcaatcccaggaccccgagatcatgacctgagccgaaagcagaggctttaacccattgagccacccaggcgcccctctaattatttttctaatgatttatGTGGAGGCAGTTTTTAAGATATGAggcagtaaaatttattttttaagatatgaggcagtaaaatttatttttaacaaagtttCTAGAATATCTTCAACACCATATACATTACTTTTGAAAACTTCACTAGCAATGCCACTGTCGTTTATACAGACCCGTGAGCTCCTCAGGACAAGGACTATGGTCTATTTAGTGTTATAGTCACACTACCCAGCACAGTGCTTAGAACATGGTGAACATCAAGGAAACTGTCTTTGATCCATACAGAAAACCATTCTTATTATGAACACGACGGCTGTACCTTGCACTGTACTTTTGATTGCTGTTCTTACTTATCACACTTGAATCCTAATAACTGTTGGCCGTCTTCAAAGATGTTATTCACCTTCAGAATAATAGGTAACAATTTGGCTCCACTAAGTTACTTAAACTAATGCTTCATTTTCTGAGGGTCATtcccaaaggagaaagaaagaaagtatttcTGGGAATCTATTATATACCAAGCACAGGTACTTTCCTTTCTGtcatcttatttaatttcttatcagTTTTGTGACATAAGGATAATTATGgcttttttttataattgaagAAGCTACGGTTCAGAGGGATTAAGTAACCCACCCAtagtcacacagctagtcagtATGTTTTAGAACTACGATTTAACTTAGGTAACTTTGGCTCAAAAGCCTACTTCACTGCTATTGTTGTCTTAAAGGGAAGGTTCAGGGATGTTATGAGCAATAGAAACATCACTGGAGAGAGACAGAACCCACCAATCGGAATGCTGGGAAGGAGAGCACATTCATTTCCACGTGTAAATGCTAATCCGTTTGGTTACATCTGAGACCATTTTAACTGTGGCTCTTGGCAAGTTATTGCTTAATGCTGGTGCTATTCTTAGAGCTGTCAGAACTTTTAGCCCCGTGCCTACTTCTTGTGGTCCCAGAGTTCTGTTTACTGAGCACCACCCAAATGGTTGTGGGTCTGGGTGAGGTCGCCATCTTTTGAGAGGAGGCTGGAGGGCGGCTCCACATACCATATGGCCCCCATGGCCTCTGGGGGAAGCCTCCTGGTCTTGGCCTTCCCTGCTCCCTTCagttctctgctcaatgggatCCCTCAGGCAGGTCTTTCCCAGCCACCTTACCTAAGAAAGCAACCTCTATCCCTGTCAGTTCTCTGACTATCTGATGCTTCCTCACTGCGCTTCTCCAGAGCCTGACGTCTGGCCCAGTAGAGGATATACTCCACGTGGTGAGGACTTTGTGTTATTCTCGTCTGTATTCTCATTGCCAAACCACCATTTGGCATGGAGAgcacactcaataaatattcataggACAGATGAGTGAATTATTGTAATTTTTGATCCATGCCCAAGTTATAAGGCCCTCCAGCCAACCACCATCCACTTCTCTTGACCCTAAGCTGATCTgggctccctctcccctggcccaAGGGTCCCAGCTGACTATCACTCAAACATTTCTGCCCTGCCCTCTGGAATTCTTATTGCAGGAAAACACACTCCCCTCCATCATCACTAAATGTTCCTCCACCTCCTTGCCTGAGCTGAACCCTGGCTGTCACTCAAGAACGAGCTTCCCTGAAGCTCACTCGAGTAGGATGGCTCCTTCTCCCATATCCACTCTGCCTTAGGATCAGGAAGAAGAGTTGTACCCTATCTTTGCAGCACCCAGATTCAGAAATTCAAGACTGGACTTGGCCAGCAGTCATGGAACCTCAGCCTGGGAAGAGACAGACCAAACCAAGAAGAGGCCTGGGGTTGCCATTTTCAAGATTCTGCTAAAGCAGCCTCCATTCATTTTATAAACCTAGTGCTCAGTGGATTTCTCCCATGTCATCCTGAAGATAGGATTTCAAGGCTCCCCTGGAACCCGATGGAATTGATTGTACGTCTTTCTGTCCCCTCCCAATCGGTTATACAGACTCCCTAGTCAGAACATCTAAGTCTTACACTTTCCTCCTTCCTGGGCAGGATTTAACTCTGTTGTGACTTTCATGAGTAAATACCAGAACCGAGGCAGCAAATACTTAGAAATCCCACCAATCCTAGATCTCTGACTCTGGCTtcatgctttaaatattttattttattttatttttgagttatcAATACTGTTTGTAAATTGAGCAGGATTAAGTtgaataaaaatttattcattaaacTTCAGAGCATCAAAATAAGTGgctcaataaaaaataagttataaagaAATACCTACCCAATATTAAGCCTAAATCTGTGTGGGTCAAAAACATAAGTATATGGAGGAAGTTCACATAAGTAAATTCACAGCTGAATTGAAATTAGCAGCATGGGAGGCAACCTCTTCTTTCACCAACTACCTCCCGTTTCTTTTCTCAGGGAAATAATTTGGGGATAGAAAAAGCTGCTGATTTGATCAAATACAGCTTTTGCTTCAACAATTATACTTGCCAGCAACAACTATTCTGtctttgatcatttattttgtttttcctgtcatattaccaatgcaATTATTTTTTCTACTATTTGGTCATAATCCATTACCAGATGGCACTGGCTATTGCAAAAGGGAGAATGTTGGGAATGGGCAGGATAGAGGGGCTGCTTCCGAAAAGGACTTCAAATCTCAAGGGCCAAAGGAATGTTCCAAATTGGGGTTCACTCTAGGACATCATTCCTCTCTGCTTGAGATTTGGCAGGGCAGGGTAGAGGTCATTCTGGTAAGACTAGgcagaggtgacatttgaggGAGACTTTCCAGGTCCAGTACATAATTTAGGTTGGACATTGTCCCAGATACTGACTGCTTATACAGGGACAGAACTCAGGAACAGGGGCAGATTGCTGACAAAATTGATCCTAGTGTTGGAGTAAATAGACCAGTTAGACTTCATGTTGCAAGTTTCAGAAAACCCAACCAAACTGGGTCACACAGTGGAGGATGGGTAATGGAAATGTTGCAAGGTAATCAGACTTTATATATAGCTTGATTAGGGCCATAGCATTCCTCTGGGACTCTCCTGGCCCACTCTGGTCTCCTTATACTGACTTCTTCAGGATGGTGAACAGCTACAGTAGCTCTAGGCATcccaatgaaagaaagagagaaaaggatgtCCTTTCCTAGAAGTCTGCAGTATATGACTTATCTGGTCTGCTTCATGACACATGTTTTGTCATGTGTCCACCTTTAGCTAGTGGAATCTTACGATTAGCCTAGGCTTGAGCCTTGGGACTATATGCTTATTGCAATGGTAAATTTCATATGTCATCTTCACTGGGCTATAGGGTGTTCACAGATATTtgttcaaacattattctgggtgcaTTTGTGAGTTTTTCTAAATGGGATTAATATTTCAGTTGTAGATAGAGCAAAGCAGATTGTCCTTCTTAAGGTGGGTGGGCCTCAACCCATCAGTTGAAGGCCTAAGCAGAACAAAAAGACAGAGCCTCTCCAATGTAGGAGAGAATTCCTGCCTAATAGCCTTTGGATTGGGACATCAGcctttttttctatctttgaaCTCAAACTGAAACACTGGCCCTTCCTGGGGCTCAAACTTGCCAGTTTTTGACCTAGAACGGCATCCTTGCCTCtcttggttctcaggcctttggactcagactgcaACTCATCCATCAGCTCTTCTGGGTCTCCACCTTGCCAAATCAGGGGCCAAAGGAATGGccctgcagatcttgggacttgcCAGCCTCTGTAGTCACACAAGCCTAtcctttacatattttctttatatttatatctctgtatgcactattggttctgtttctctgtgaaCCTTGACCAATACACTTATGGTTCAGAGAAGGACTTTCATATAGTCATGAGAACTAGAGGTGCTGAGAAAACAGATGTTTTGGGCATCAGTTGGTTACCCAAATgccttgggtagctcagttggttaggcacctgccttccgctcaggtcgtgatcccagggtcttgggactgaacTCCACATGGGGCCTCCTGCTTGACacggtgtctgcttctctctctttccctctgacctccactgttcattctctctctctcaaataacaaaagtcttaaaaaaaaatgaaaatttaaaaattattaaaagaaagaaagaaatctgatgCCTTAGCTGTCATAAGCTGATTGAACAGGGCAGCATTGTTTCTTTATAGAAGGGAGGTCTATGTCCCAGGAGACTCAGAGGAGCCTAGAACTCATTCTAGACATATTGGAATAGAGAGCTGCAAGACCAAAGAGCAGGAAGCCACacacggggggaggggggaagggcctGGCACAGAAGTTAGTTGGAGCTCAGCCTGCTATGGTGAACTTCAGTGGCCGGAACTCAAGTGGAATAAGAATGATGCCACCACCATCATTGGTGCAAGGCGTGCAAGTGAGACTCCACCAGCATGGACATGTTCAGTCTTCCTAAGAAACCTGTAAAGTGGGTCTGATTATCCCTAATATACAGATGAAGGGGCAAAGGATTAGGAATCAGGCACCTTCTCCTTGCTTCTCTGAGGCAAACTCAGGAAAACAGGCCCTCACAGATGTGAACCTTGGTCCAATTCAGCCCTCTGTGATCTAGAACTTGCTCTTGTCATCACTGCCCTGCGAATTTAGACAGAGCAACCTGGCATGGGTCAGGTCAGATCTCCTATTCATCACTGGCATTTTTGCTGCTAAAACTTTTTGTGGCTTCCGTATGTC
The Mustela lutreola isolate mMusLut2 chromosome 13, mMusLut2.pri, whole genome shotgun sequence genome window above contains:
- the LOC131814084 gene encoding LOW QUALITY PROTEIN: DDB1- and CUL4-associated factor 13-like (The sequence of the model RefSeq protein was modified relative to this genomic sequence to represent the inferred CDS: substituted 1 base at 1 genomic stop codon), which codes for MKVKMLSRNPDNYVPETKLDLQRVPRNYEPTLHSFEVPREYVRASNATKLERVFAKPFLASLDGHRDAVSCLAKHPKSLATVLSGACDGEVRIWNLTKRKXIRTIQAHEGFVRGICTRFCGTSFFTVGDDKTVKQWKMDGPGHREEEEPLHTILGKTVYIGIDHHWKEAGFATCGQQVDIWDEQRTRLICSMTWGFDSTSSVKFNPIETFLLGSCASDRNIVLYDMRQAIPLKKVILDMRTNTICWNPMEAFIFTAANEDYNLYTFDMRALDTPVMVHMDHVSAVLDVDYSPTGKEFVSASFDKSIRIFPVDKSRNREVYHTKRMQHVICVKWTSDSKYIMCGSNEMNIRLWKANASEKLGVLTSQEKAAKDYNQKLKEKFQHHPHIKRIAHHRHLPKSIYSQIQEEQIMKEARRQKEVNPLKHSKPGSVAIVSEKKKHVVAVVK